The genomic window TCCGAAGGGTTTTCGCCGTCCGACCAGGGCTTTGAAGCGCTGGCCTGGTTTGATTCCGGCGGCTCGGAGTATTTTAACTGGCGCGACCGCTGGAACGGGAAAAAGAAAGAGCATCCCAATATGGCGCAGGCGGAACTGCAGCAGGGCAATGCTGGTGGGGAAACCGGTGAGGACTATCTCACCGATGACCTCACCGTACAGGCCTGCCGCTATATCGAACGGCAGGCGAAATCGGATAAGCCGTTCTTTCTCTATTTCTGCCAGTTCGCGGTGCATACCCCGTTCGGCGCCAAGCCGGAGGACATCAAACACTTCGCCCAAAAGAAGACGCGCGGATGGAACGGGCACGCCAACCCGACCTATGCCGCGATGCTGAAAAGTATGGACGACTCCATCGGAGCGCTGATCCAGACCCTTGAAAAAACCGGGCAGGCGGATAACACGGTGATCGTCTTCATGTCCGACAACGGCGGTATTGTGCATCCCGACGAAAACGGAAAACCCGCCGTCAGCAACAACGCACCGCTCAAAGGTGAAAAGGCGCTGCTCTATGAAGGCGGCATCCGCGTTCCGTTAATGATCTGGTATCCGAAGTCGGTGAAACCCGCCCTGTGCGACGTGCCGGTCGACTGCAACGATCTCTACCCAACCTTACTCGAAATGGGCGGTGAGCCGCCGGCATCCGGCGACGGCGAGTCACTCGTTCCTTTGTTAATCAATCCAAAGAATATTTCGCAGAAATATTCTCGCGACACCTTTTTCTGGCACTATCCCTTTTATGTGTCGGTCGGCCTGAAGAAGGGCGTCCTGACCGGACCGCGCTCCGCCATCCGTAAGGGCGACTGGAAACTGATCCTCAATTGGGAAGGCGGGTTGGAGCTTTACAATATCCGCACCGATCTTTCGGAAGCCTCCGAGCTGTCTGCCAAAGAACCCGAGCGTACTCAGGCGATGTTCAAGGAGCTGGCCGGCTGGCTAAACGAAACGGTTGAGACGCGCTATATCCCAAGAACCAACAGCCGATTTGATCCGCAGCACGCCGAGGCGCGACCCTTTAAAAATATCTTTGAACAACAGAATATGAGCCGGCCGATTGGCCGTATTTCGAGAGTGGAGAAATGATGAAGAAGTGGATTACAGGATTATTGATTGCTGCATCACTTGCAGCGCATGGCGCCAAACAGCCGAATATTATTATAATTTTGACGGATGATCACGGCTACGCGGATCTGGGTGCAAACGGAATTGTTGACGATGTCAAAACGCCGCATCTGGACCAGCTGGCGGCCGGCGGCGCGCGTATGACGAGCGGTTATGTGACGGCACCGCAGTGCACCCCGTCGCGGGCGGGTATCATGACGGCCCGCTATCAGCAGCGCTTCGGGGTGGATTCAAATGAATATGTTCCGATCCCCGCCGATGAACCCACCATCGCCGAGCGCCTGCGTGATGCGGGATATACCACGGGTATCGTCGGCAAGTGGCATCTGACGCCGCATCATCTGGCAAAGACCTGGATGAAGGACCATTATCCGGAAGGCCTGGAAAAAGAGGGCGCGTTCGCCATTCCTTTCGAAAAATGCCTGCCGCATTCGCCGATCGAAAAGGGGTTCGATGAATATTTCTGGGCACCGATGACGGCCTATCAGTGCAACTTTGATTTGGAGGGGAACGATATTCCCAACGCGCCGAAGCGAATTATAAACAAAGATTTCCGGGTCGATGTGCAGACCGATGCCGCGATGGCGTTTCTGAAGCGCAGGGAGAAGGATGATAACCCGTTTTTCCTCTATCTCGCCTATTACGCGCCGCATGTTCCGCTGGAGGCGCCGGGCAACTATCTGGACCGGTTTCCCGGCGAAATGACCGAGCGTCGCCGGCACGGGCTGGCGATGATTTCCGCGGTAGACGATGGCGTGGGGCGGATTATGGACTATCTCAAGAAGGAAAACCTGGAAGAAGATACGATGGTATTCTACCTCGCGGACAACGGGGCTCCCTACAAAATTACGAAACCCGATACGCCGATCACGGGTAAGTCGGGCCCCGAGTGGACCGGTTCCCTGAACGATCCCTGGATCGGTGAAAAGGGCATGCTTTCCGATGCAGGCATCCATGTTCCGTATATTGTTTCCTGGCCGGGAACCATTTCGCCGGTGGTTTACGAACAGCCGGTCCTGTCGCTCGATATGGGGGCAACCGCACTCGCGGCGGCAGGCGTTAAAACCAACCCCGGCGCGATCGACGGGGTTGACCTGCTTCCTTTCCTTTTAAACGCAAAAAAAGGCGCGCCGCATGATGCTCTGTACTGGCGCTTCTGGGGGCAATCTGCCATCCGCGAAGGAAAGTGGAAGCTGCTCTCGCTGGGGAACGGGGTCCAGATGCTCTTCGACATGGAAAGCGATCAGCATGAGCATAAAAACGTAATCGCTGAATACCCGGAATTGGCCGAACGCCTCGAGAAAAAACTGAGCGTCTGGCGCGATGAGATGCAGCGGCCGGGCTTCCCGGATGCCTACGGCCGCGAACGCCCGTGGTACAACCATTACTTTGGAGTTAAATAGGTGGAGAAAACGGTTCCAATAAAGGTGCGTGCGGCGTGGGGGCTTGGCGGATGGGCGGATAATTTTATCTTCCAGGTGCTGATTATCCTCGCGCTGCCCATCTACAATATTGAGCTGGGAATTGATCCGGTCTGGGTCGGCGCGGCGCTGATGGTTCCTCGTCTATTCGACGCGATCACCGATCCGCTGATGGGTAATATTTCCGACAACACACGCAGTAAATGGGGGCGTCGCCGTCCATGGATATTTATCGGTGCATTGGTGTCGGCGATTCTGCTGCCGCTGCTCTGGATGCCGCCGTTTTCCGACAAGGTCGCGGTCATTATTTATTTCGGTATCATCAGCACGATCTACGCGCTGACCTATACGATGTTTGTGGTGCCGTATACTGCACTCGGTTTTGAGCTGACCGAGGACTATGACGAGCGCACGAAGGTGATGAGCTGGCGCATGTATATCGGCCTGATTGCCGGGCTGTGCATTCCGAATCTCTATGTCTGGTGCCAGAACGATCTGTTCGGTGGCGATATTCTGACCGGCGCGCGCTGGGTCACTGCGCTGGTTGGTCTTTCGGTGCTGATCACCGGCTGCCTGCCTGCACTGCTGTGCCGTGAAAAGGTGGCCGAGAAACCGCAGCCGAAAATAAAACTCGGCAAGGCGATTCTTGAAACGGTCAAGGACAAGCCCTTTCGGCTGCTGCTGAGCGGATACATTATCATTATCACCGGACTGCTTACATCAGCTGCAGTCGCGTTGTATGTGAACATCTACCATGTCTTCGGCGGCGACAAGAAGCTGGCGGCTGAGGTGTCGGCACTCGGTGGAATGGCCGGGGTGCTGGCGGCTTATATCGGAGTTCGTCTTGCAGGCTGGATATCAGCGAAAACCGGTAAGCGCGAAACCATGATCGGCGGTTTCGGCCTGGCGCTGCTATCCGTCGGCAGTATGGTTTTTACCATGCGCCCGGGCTTCGAAGTAACCGAAGTGTTCGGCTTTAAGTTTCATCCACAGATTATCTCGTTTTTCTTCTATGGTATGGGGCAGCAGGCCTGCTGGCTGATGATCGACTCCATGACCGCCGACGTGTGCGACGAGGATGAACTGCGAACCGGCCTCCGCCGAGAAGGCATGTTCGGAGCCGTCAAAAGTCTGGCGCTGAAAGCCGGCGTGGCACTGACCGGCCTGACCGGCGGACTGGTGATTAAGCTGGCCGGTGCCGGCTATGCCGCACAGGGAGTGTCTCCCGAGGTGGCTCAGATACTGAAAACCCTGTTTGTTTCCATTCAGACCATCGGCCTGGTTGCCGGAATTCTGGTCTTTATTTTTTATCCTATCTCCCGCGCGAAATCCGAAGAGACTCGCCGAATCCTAAATGAGAGGAAAGCATAATGAAAAACTGGATTTATCTGATCAGTGTTATTGTGGCTGCCGGATGTAATGCATCCACCAATGAGGGGTCTGTTTTGGTGCTGAATACGCATACGCTGTCATCTGAGGATGGCTGGGAATATATCGACAACGGGACATTGAAGATCGGAGTGGACCGTTCTCGCGGTGCGTGCATCGGTTTTTTCGGTGAGAGCCAAACGGGTCGCAACCTGCTCAACCATTTTGATGAGGGACGGTTTATACAGCAGTCTTATTATGGCCAGGCGGATGGTTCGGACTGGAACGGAAAACCCTGGGTCTATAACCCAATCCAGGGCGGAAGTTGGCTGCGTGTGCCCGCCAAGGTCCATGAATTCAATAAAGCAGAAGATGAGCTTTATGCCAAAATTGAGCCTCGCCACTGGGCCAGCGGAGTGCTGTGTCCGGAGATGGTAATGCAACAAACGATTACGCTGGATGGCGATGTGGCAAAAATTTCTTTCAGCATGAAGTATGACGGCCCGGATCAGGGTGAACCAAGGCACCAGGAACTGCCGGCAGTTTTTATCGACGGGGCGTTACCGAATTTTTATTACACTAAAAACGGAACGCTTACCAATGAAGCGCCGCGAATCCTCGCTGAAAACGGGAAAGAGGGTGTTGACGGTTTAGGCCTCGGCGAATCGACTTCGGAATGGGTGGCCTATCTGGATGATACCAACTGGGGTATCGGAATATTCACGCCCGGAACCACTGATTTCACGGTCTACCGAGCGCTGGGCGACGGCACCACCGGGGAAAAGGGATCGGCCTGCTCGTATGTGGCTCCATTGCGCACATTCGCTCTCACGAAGGGATTAGAGGTGGAATACGATGTCTATCTTACGATCGGTACCCTGAAAGAAATTACGCGCCGATTTAGCGCCCTGAAATTGAATAGTCATTTGTATTGATGAATATATGATAATGTTTACAGTAAGGGACATTAAGGAGTTTTTTTGTGCAGATAGATAATTTTTTAAATCCCAGTGCGGAGTGGCGCGGTAAGCCGTTCTGGAGCTGGAACGGCAAACTCGAAAAAGACGAGCTGCTGCGTCAGATTGATGTCATAAAAGAGATGGGCATGGGCGGTTTTTTTATGCATTCCCGCACCGGCCTCGAAACTGAATACCTCGGCGAAGAATGGTTTGAACTGATCAATACTTGTGCCGACTATGCCGAATCGATCGGCCTCGAAGCGTGGCTCTACGATGAAGATCGCTGGCCGTCCGGCCTCGCCGGCGGGATCGTTTCGCAATACCCCGAGTTCCGGCAGAAGGCGATTCTGCTGGAGATTGATCCGCAAGGCGAGGGCGAAAACGTCATTGCCGAATTCACTTGTGAGCTGGATGGGGTAGTTTGCAGGAATGTTGTAGACGTTTCAGGCGGCGTTGCGGTGGAGCAGGGCAGGCGGGACGCCTGCGGTACAGGTTTCGGAGGCAGGCGGGACGCCTGCGATACGATAGCAGGCGGGACGCCTGTGGTACAGCAGCGGTCGTTGCTCCGCTTCTCCATTGTAGAACAGGGGAAGAGCGGTTTCTATAACGGATACACCTACATCGACACCATGAACCGGGAGGCCACGGAAGCGTTCCTGAAATCAACCCATGAAAAATATGCAGGGAAATGCGGCGACCGGTTAGGCAAATCAATCAAAGGGGTTTTTACGGATGAACCGCATCGCGGTGCGCTGATGGATGGGTTTTCCATGTACCGGGATGACGGCGCATTTTGTGCGCCCTACACGCCGGCACTATTCGATGAATTTGAAAAGCGTTTCGGCTATGATCTGCGCCCGAAACTTCCTGAGCTCTTTCTGCAGATGGATGGAAATCGGATCTCTCCGGTGAAGTGGCACTATGTGGAACTGCTCCAGCAACTGTTTCTGGAAAACTTTGCGATTCCGTGTAACGAATGGTGCGAAGAGCACAACCTGATTCTGACCGGCCACGTTCTGCACGAAGATAATCTGACCGCGCAGACGGCGATGTCCGGCTCGGTGATGCGTTACTATGAGCATATGACGGCACCCGGAGTCGATGTATTGAGCGAGGGAAACCGTAATTACTGGATTGTAAAGCAGCTGACATCCGCCGCGCGCCAGACCGGAAAAAAACAACTGCTCTCCGAGCTCTATGGCTGCACCGGCTGGCAGATGCCGTTTTCCGGACACAAGGAAGTGGGCGACTGGCAGGCCCTGCTCGGCATTAATCTGCGCTGCCACCATCTTTCGTGGTACACGATGCAGGGCGAGGCCAAGCGCGACTATCCCGCCAGCATTCTCCACCAGTCGGCCTGGCACAGGGAATACAAACACGTGGAAGACTACTTTGCCCGCTTCGGCCTGATGATGACGCAGGGCGAGGCGGTCTGCGACGTGCTCGTGGTCAACCCCGTCGAAAGCCTCTGGGCGCAGGTGCATCTCGGCTGGTCGAGGGGGCTCGGCCTGCAGGATGAACATCTCCAGACCTTGGAACGCAACTACCAGCAGCTCTTTACCTGGCTGCTCGAAAGCCAGGTCGATTTTGATTACGGCGACGAGGAAATGCTTGTACGGCTGGGATCGGTGGATGATGGATTACTACGGCTGGGCTGCTCCTGCTATAAAACCGTGCTGGTTTCCGGCATGGACACGATCCGTTCTTCGACGTTGAAACTGTTAGAAAAATTTATTGAGGCGGGGGGGCAAGTGGTTTTTGCGGGTTCGCCGCCGGCAAATGTTGACGCGGTTGATGACGACTCCGCGATCAAATTTGCAGAAGGCACAACTTTTGTTCCTTTTGAAAAAGAGAGGATTCTTGAGGTTGTTCCGCAACCGCTGGCTACCGTCGATGCTCCCGATATTTTCGGGCAACTCCGGAAATCGGATGAGGGTTTAATCTTTGCCGCGCTGAATGTGAATCGCGATGAGCGGCGCGAGGGCGCAACGGTTAAAATTAAAACGGAACATGCCATCGAGGAATGGAACTGCGAAACCGGCGAGCGGATGCCGGTGCAGACGGAAAGTTCCAATGGTTGGAAAACGTTTACGGTGGATTTCCCCGTGGGCGGGCAGAAGCTTTGGGTGGCCGGGGACAGGAATGTCCCCGCTCCGTTAATAGAAAAGGAGCGGGGACATTCCTGCCCCCGTGCGTTGGATGGGCCGTTCGGCTACACCTTATCCGAACCCAACATTTGCGTGCTTGATTTTGCCGAATACAAATTCGATGGCGGCAACTGGCAGTCTGCAACGGAAGTGCTGAAAATCGACCAGCAAATTCGCGATGCGCAGGGAATCATGCGCCGCGGCGGCGAAATGCTGCAACCGTGGTTTGTGGCGCAGCACCCGGTCAAGGCGTTGTGCGATGTCGAACTGCGCTTTGCTTTCGAGATCGGAACGATGCCCGAATGGATCGATCTGGTGATGGAGGAACCCGAAAACTTCCGGGTCGAAATCAACGGAGAGCCGCTGGATCTTTCCGCGTCCGGGCGGTGGGTCGATATGGCGTTCCACCGCGTACGTCTTCCGACCGATCTTCCAAGGTCAGGAAAAAACCAAATCGTGCTTAAGACCCGCTACACCGAAAACAGCAACATCGAGGCGATCTATCTGCTCGGGGAATTCGGCGTGGAGTTTGAAGGGGCTGCGCGGAAAATCGTTCCAATGGTTGAAACGGTGGCGGTCGGCGATCTATGCGCGCAGGGCTTCCCGTTCTATTCCGGTGCCATCACCTATCATGTTCCAGTCCCCGGAAACGCAACCCGGCTCAAACTTCCTACCATCGGGGCGGCGTGCGCCAAGGTTAATGGACAGGTGCTCGGCTGGGATCCGTTCGAGGCCGATGTTTCCGGGGGCGGCGGGACGGTCGACGTGGAACTGGTGCTGACGCGCCGCAACACCTTTGGCCCGCTGCACGACTGCGTTCAGGGGCGCATGCACAACGGCCCCGACCATTGGCTGACCGAGGGCGCCGATTTTTCCGAGGCCTGCATGCTTATTCCATCCGGCCTTCTGGAATCTCCGCGCATGGCTTGAGATCCAGTCCGTTTCAGGGTTGTGCCCGGTGTTGCCGGAATTGGCGCGGGGTGCAACCGAACTGCTTTTTAAAGGCGGTGGCAAAATATTGGCTGGAGGAAAAGCCGCAGTCGAAGGCGATGGCGGTTATGCTTTGATCGGTCTTCAGCCGTTCCGCCGCGGCTTCCAGCCGGAGCTGGTTGAGGAACAGCTGGGGCGTCTGGTTCGTGATCTGTTTGCAGTAATGCACAAAACGGGTCACCCCCAGGCCGCAGCTCTCGGCCATGGAATCGAGAGTCCATTCGTCGGCATAGCTGGCTTCGAGGGACGATAGGAACAGCTTCACGCTCCGTTGCGCATCCGTCAGCGACTTGGTGCGCGAAACCTTTTGCTCCCGGAAAAGGTCAAGCAGGTGAAGCAGCAGCTCGTTGGCATACACGGCAAGGCGCGAGGCACTTTTATGTTCCCGGATCGTCTTCCCGATCTGCCTGAAGCAGTCCTGGATCTCATCGGAGGCATTCCATACCGGCTGTTCGTTCTCGCGGAGGCACGCCGTCAGTTCCGCAAGGTCTTCGGGCAGGATCACCAGCCAGTCGGGCCAGACCCACTCCTGATGCGGTTGCCGAACGCCGACATCGATGATGATCCAGTGCAGCCGCCCGATTCCAATGTTGGGCGCTCCGAGCCGATCGACTACATCCAACGCTTCGGCTCCCGCATCCAGCATGTGCACTGGAAGGATATGCCCGAAGAGTGGATCGAAAAACGCGGCAAGGAATTCGGCTGCGGTATGGCGACGATTCCGTTGGGCGATGGCGTGATTGACATACCCGCTATTGTAGATGAATTGAAATCCGTCGGCTTCGATGGCGCCACCACGCTGGAGATCGCCGGCGAGGAAAATGTGAAGACCTCCATCGAGCGCCTGCGCGGATGGATGGGATAAGGAGAACAAACCATGAAAACAACCCGTCAACATTTCCTGAAAACCTCCGCGCTGCTTGGCGCGGCGGTTGGCTTCCCGTCCATCATCCCTTCCTCCGTACTGGGGCAGAACGGCAGCGTTTCGCCGAGCAATCGTGTGGCGATCGGCGTCGTGGGGTGCGGTGGGCGGGCGAACGCCTGCTGGGAATACAAGAACTATGACAAGTCGGAGATCATCGCGACGTGCGACCCCAACACCGAGCGCCGCGTTAAGCGCGCCCGGGAGTGGGGCGCAAAAGAGCACTACAACGACTTCCGCGACATGATTGCCCGCGACGACATCGACGCGGTGCACGTTGTGACCGGCGACTACTGGCACGTGCCGATCTCCATCGCCGCGGCAAAGGCCGGGAAGGATGTCTATTGCGAAAAGCCGCTGGGTCTGAGCATCGGGCAGAACCTTGCCTCGCGCCAGATCGTCAACACATACAACCGCGTCTTCCAGTATGGCACGCAACAGCGTTCCCAGCAGCATCTGCGCATGGGCATCGACCTCGTGCTGAACGGTCATATTGGAGATGTGAAAGAGGTCTTTGTGTGGGCCCCGCAGGGGGGGAGCGGCGGTTCCCTCGCCGCCGAACCCGTGCCCGAGGGCTTCGACATGAACCTGTGGCTCGGGCCTGCACCCGAGGCGCCGTTCTCCACGGATCGTTGCCTGAAGAGTACCGGTGCCTGGTTTGTCTATGATTACGCGATCGGCTTCATTGCGGGCTGGGGGGCGCATCCGGTCGACCAGTTGCAGTGGTGGGCGGACGAGGAAGGCTTGGGCATTCCGGTGGAGTATGAAACCACGGGGAAAATCCCGGTGGACGGGCTTTTCAACACCGTTTCCCATTGGGATATGCAAGCCACCTACGCCAACGGAACCCGGCTTTGGTTCACGGATGCCCAAACCGCGAAAACCAAGCAGCAGGCACCTGATATTGCGCAGCTCGAAAAGTTCGGCAACTGCACGCAGTTTGTGGGGGACAAGGGCTGGGTCGCCGTATCCCGCGCGGGCATGATGGCTTCAACGGAGGAGCTCCGGCGCAAAGCGAAGGATCCGGGGCCGCGCCGTTTGGCACCGAGCTCCGGAGGTCATCTGGCCGACTTCGTCAACAGCGTTCTGGCGCGCAAGCAGCCGGTTGCCCCGCTCGAATCGGCCATCCTGTCCGACACCATCTGCCACCTCGGCGACATCGGCATCCGCACCGGCGAAACGCTCCAATGGGATCCGGAAAAGGAAACCGTTGTGGGAAGCGATGCTGCGGTGAAGATGATGCACCGCCCCATGCGTGCACCGTTCGATCAACTGATGGCCTGATGATGAAGAAACGGATGCTCCTCATCCTGCTGGTCTCCGCCCCGGCCTTCGCCGGGCTGGAGCTCCGGCAGGGAGCCGGTTCCATCGCCGCCTGGCTCGACGGCAAGGCGCTGTGGACATATAACTGCGACCCGGCGGACGGGAAGCCCTGGTTTCACCCGCTCGCTTCGACCGAAGGAACCGTGTTCACGGATCTGCGCCCGGAGGATCATCCCTGGCATCGCGGCGTCTGGTTTTCCTGGAAGTTCATCAACGGCGTGAACTATTGGGAGGAGGAGCGCGAAACCCATGCTTCCGCCGGCGAAACCCGTATCCGGAAGGTTGCGGGAACAATCAAGGACCAGACCGCGCGGATCAACCTCGAAATCGAATACGCGCCGGCC from Pontiella desulfatans includes these protein-coding regions:
- a CDS encoding sulfatase; protein product: MSKKWFTLGILISVALVGKVSATKPPRPNIIFVLADDLGYMDLVSYAARVKGVDREGCYYETPNLDRLADQAVVFTQAYACPLCSPTRSSLITGKYAASQGFMTATPGGYKTYYNQGMETPDGFYDQDGLENKTDRSQWPLTQGISNIALPSGETTIAEALAGYNSAFIGKWHLGGHGSEGFSPSDQGFEALAWFDSGGSEYFNWRDRWNGKKKEHPNMAQAELQQGNAGGETGEDYLTDDLTVQACRYIERQAKSDKPFFLYFCQFAVHTPFGAKPEDIKHFAQKKTRGWNGHANPTYAAMLKSMDDSIGALIQTLEKTGQADNTVIVFMSDNGGIVHPDENGKPAVSNNAPLKGEKALLYEGGIRVPLMIWYPKSVKPALCDVPVDCNDLYPTLLEMGGEPPASGDGESLVPLLINPKNISQKYSRDTFFWHYPFYVSVGLKKGVLTGPRSAIRKGDWKLILNWEGGLELYNIRTDLSEASELSAKEPERTQAMFKELAGWLNETVETRYIPRTNSRFDPQHAEARPFKNIFEQQNMSRPIGRISRVEK
- a CDS encoding sulfatase family protein, whose translation is MMKKWITGLLIAASLAAHGAKQPNIIIILTDDHGYADLGANGIVDDVKTPHLDQLAAGGARMTSGYVTAPQCTPSRAGIMTARYQQRFGVDSNEYVPIPADEPTIAERLRDAGYTTGIVGKWHLTPHHLAKTWMKDHYPEGLEKEGAFAIPFEKCLPHSPIEKGFDEYFWAPMTAYQCNFDLEGNDIPNAPKRIINKDFRVDVQTDAAMAFLKRREKDDNPFFLYLAYYAPHVPLEAPGNYLDRFPGEMTERRRHGLAMISAVDDGVGRIMDYLKKENLEEDTMVFYLADNGAPYKITKPDTPITGKSGPEWTGSLNDPWIGEKGMLSDAGIHVPYIVSWPGTISPVVYEQPVLSLDMGATALAAAGVKTNPGAIDGVDLLPFLLNAKKGAPHDALYWRFWGQSAIREGKWKLLSLGNGVQMLFDMESDQHEHKNVIAEYPELAERLEKKLSVWRDEMQRPGFPDAYGRERPWYNHYFGVK
- a CDS encoding MFS transporter — translated: MEKTVPIKVRAAWGLGGWADNFIFQVLIILALPIYNIELGIDPVWVGAALMVPRLFDAITDPLMGNISDNTRSKWGRRRPWIFIGALVSAILLPLLWMPPFSDKVAVIIYFGIISTIYALTYTMFVVPYTALGFELTEDYDERTKVMSWRMYIGLIAGLCIPNLYVWCQNDLFGGDILTGARWVTALVGLSVLITGCLPALLCREKVAEKPQPKIKLGKAILETVKDKPFRLLLSGYIIIITGLLTSAAVALYVNIYHVFGGDKKLAAEVSALGGMAGVLAAYIGVRLAGWISAKTGKRETMIGGFGLALLSVGSMVFTMRPGFEVTEVFGFKFHPQIISFFFYGMGQQACWLMIDSMTADVCDEDELRTGLRREGMFGAVKSLALKAGVALTGLTGGLVIKLAGAGYAAQGVSPEVAQILKTLFVSIQTIGLVAGILVFIFYPISRAKSEETRRILNERKA
- a CDS encoding glycosyl hydrolase yields the protein MQIDNFLNPSAEWRGKPFWSWNGKLEKDELLRQIDVIKEMGMGGFFMHSRTGLETEYLGEEWFELINTCADYAESIGLEAWLYDEDRWPSGLAGGIVSQYPEFRQKAILLEIDPQGEGENVIAEFTCELDGVVCRNVVDVSGGVAVEQGRRDACGTGFGGRRDACDTIAGGTPVVQQRSLLRFSIVEQGKSGFYNGYTYIDTMNREATEAFLKSTHEKYAGKCGDRLGKSIKGVFTDEPHRGALMDGFSMYRDDGAFCAPYTPALFDEFEKRFGYDLRPKLPELFLQMDGNRISPVKWHYVELLQQLFLENFAIPCNEWCEEHNLILTGHVLHEDNLTAQTAMSGSVMRYYEHMTAPGVDVLSEGNRNYWIVKQLTSAARQTGKKQLLSELYGCTGWQMPFSGHKEVGDWQALLGINLRCHHLSWYTMQGEAKRDYPASILHQSAWHREYKHVEDYFARFGLMMTQGEAVCDVLVVNPVESLWAQVHLGWSRGLGLQDEHLQTLERNYQQLFTWLLESQVDFDYGDEEMLVRLGSVDDGLLRLGCSCYKTVLVSGMDTIRSSTLKLLEKFIEAGGQVVFAGSPPANVDAVDDDSAIKFAEGTTFVPFEKERILEVVPQPLATVDAPDIFGQLRKSDEGLIFAALNVNRDERREGATVKIKTEHAIEEWNCETGERMPVQTESSNGWKTFTVDFPVGGQKLWVAGDRNVPAPLIEKERGHSCPRALDGPFGYTLSEPNICVLDFAEYKFDGGNWQSATEVLKIDQQIRDAQGIMRRGGEMLQPWFVAQHPVKALCDVELRFAFEIGTMPEWIDLVMEEPENFRVEINGEPLDLSASGRWVDMAFHRVRLPTDLPRSGKNQIVLKTRYTENSNIEAIYLLGEFGVEFEGAARKIVPMVETVAVGDLCAQGFPFYSGAITYHVPVPGNATRLKLPTIGAACAKVNGQVLGWDPFEADVSGGGGTVDVELVLTRRNTFGPLHDCVQGRMHNGPDHWLTEGADFSEACMLIPSGLLESPRMA
- a CDS encoding helix-turn-helix transcriptional regulator, whose protein sequence is MLDAGAEALDVVDRLGAPNIGIGRLHWIIIDVGVRQPHQEWVWPDWLVILPEDLAELTACLRENEQPVWNASDEIQDCFRQIGKTIREHKSASRLAVYANELLLHLLDLFREQKVSRTKSLTDAQRSVKLFLSSLEASYADEWTLDSMAESCGLGVTRFVHYCKQITNQTPQLFLNQLRLEAAAERLKTDQSITAIAFDCGFSSSQYFATAFKKQFGCTPRQFRQHRAQP
- a CDS encoding Gfo/Idh/MocA family protein — protein: MKTTRQHFLKTSALLGAAVGFPSIIPSSVLGQNGSVSPSNRVAIGVVGCGGRANACWEYKNYDKSEIIATCDPNTERRVKRAREWGAKEHYNDFRDMIARDDIDAVHVVTGDYWHVPISIAAAKAGKDVYCEKPLGLSIGQNLASRQIVNTYNRVFQYGTQQRSQQHLRMGIDLVLNGHIGDVKEVFVWAPQGGSGGSLAAEPVPEGFDMNLWLGPAPEAPFSTDRCLKSTGAWFVYDYAIGFIAGWGAHPVDQLQWWADEEGLGIPVEYETTGKIPVDGLFNTVSHWDMQATYANGTRLWFTDAQTAKTKQQAPDIAQLEKFGNCTQFVGDKGWVAVSRAGMMASTEELRRKAKDPGPRRLAPSSGGHLADFVNSVLARKQPVAPLESAILSDTICHLGDIGIRTGETLQWDPEKETVVGSDAAVKMMHRPMRAPFDQLMA